Proteins from a genomic interval of Musa acuminata AAA Group cultivar baxijiao chromosome BXJ1-9, Cavendish_Baxijiao_AAA, whole genome shotgun sequence:
- the LOC103996906 gene encoding guanosine nucleotide diphosphate dissociation inhibitor At5g09550, whose translation MDEEYDVIVLGTGLKECILSGLLSVDGLKVLHMDRNDYYGGESTSLSLVQLWKRFRSNDKPPELLGSSREYNVDMIPKFMMANGTLVRVLIRTGVTKYLNFKAVDGSFVYNNGKIYKVPATDVEALKSTLMGLFEKRRARKFFIYVQDYEDDEPKSHEGLDLNKVTTRDVISKYGLEDNTVDFIGHALALHRDDSYLDEPAIYTVKRMKLYAESLARFQGGSPYIYPLYGLGELPQGFARLSAVYGGTYMLNKPECKVEFDTDGKAYGVTTEGETAKCKKVVCDPSYLPDKVKKVGRVARAICIMSHPIPNTNDSHSVQIILPQKQLGRRSDMYVFCCSYAHNVAPKGKYIAFVSTEAETDHPETELKPGIDLLGPVDETFFDIYDRYEPANHDEQDNCFISTSYDATTHFESTVQDVISMYKKITGKELDLSVDLSAASAAGEDA comes from the exons ATGGATGAGGAATACGATGTCATTGTGCTCGGGACTGGGCTCAAGGAGTGCATTCTAAGTGGCCTTCTCTCTGTCGATGGCCTCAAG GTCCTTCATATGGACAGGAACGACTATTATGGGGGGGAATCGACATCTCTTAGTCTTGTACAG CTCTGGAAGAGATTCAGAAGCAATGATAAACCTCCAGAATTATTGGGTTCAAGCAGGGAGTACAATGTGGATATGATCCCTAAG TTCATGATGGCAAATGGTACTCTCGTTCGTGTTCTTATCCGCACTGGGGTTACTAAGTACTTGAACTTCAAAGCAGTTGATGGTAGTTTTGTCTATAACAATGGAAAG ATCTACAAAGTGCCAGCTACTGATGTTGAAGCTCTGAAATCTACATTAATGGGACTCTTTGAGAAACGCCGTGCTAGAAAGTTCTTCATTTATGTACAAGATTACGAAGATGATGAACCAAAATCTCATGAAGGGCTGGATCTCAACAAAGTTACAACTAGAGATGTCATTTC CAAATATGGGTTGGAGGATAATACAGTCGATTTCATTGGGCATGCATTGGCGCTTCATAGAGATGATAGCTACTTGGATGAGCCTGCAATTTATACTGTAAAGAGAATGAAG CTATATGCTGAATCATTGGCTCGCTTTCAAGGAGGTTCTCCTTATATCTATCCACTGTATGGGCTGGGAGAGCTTCCTCAG GGTTTTGCTCGTCTAAGTGCTGTCTACGGTGGCACCTACATGCTCAACAAACCAGAATGCAAG GTAGAGTTTGACACTGATGGAAAAGCCTATGGTGTGACAACAGAGGGAGAAACCGCCAAATGCAAAAAAGTAGTCTGTGATCCTTCCTACTTGCCTGATAAG GTCAAGAAGGTTGGAAGAGTTGCACGAGCTATATGCATAATGAGTCATCCAATACCAAATACCAATGATTCACACTCGGTGCAGATCATTCTACCCCAGAAACAACTAGGACGCAGATCCGATAT GTATGTCTTTTGTTGCTCTTATGCTCACAATGTTGCTCCCAAGGGAAAGTACATTGCTTTTGTTTCAACTGAAGCTGAAACTGACCATCCTGAGACAGAGTTGAAGCCCGGGATTGATCTACTTGGTCCtgtagatgagaccttttttgatatttatgaTAGATATGAACCTGCCAACCACGATGAACAGGACAACTGCTTCATATCCACT AGTTATGATGCAACAACACATTTTGAGTCAACAGTTCAAGATGTTATCTCCATGTACAAGAAGATCACTGGCAAG GAGCTTGATCTATCAGTGGATCTCAGTGCTGCCAGTGCTGCTGGTGAAGATGCTTAA